The Streptomyces albofaciens JCM 4342 genome has a segment encoding these proteins:
- a CDS encoding pyruvate dehydrogenase: MAKQTVAGQFVDILVRAGVQRLYGVVGDSLNPIVDAVRRTAGIDWIQVRHEEVAAFAAGAEAQIAGRLAACAGSCGPGNLHLINGLFDAHRSMAPVLALASHIPSSEIGTGFFQETHPDRLFTECSHYSEMISSRDQMPRVLQTAVQNAIGLSGVSVVSLPGDIADQEAPERSIEHALVTSRPTVRPGDAEIDQLLRMIEEAGKVTLFCGSGTAGAHAEVMELAERLKAPVGHALRGKEWIQYDNPYDVGMSGLLGYGAAYEATHECDLLILLGTDFPYNAFLPDDVKIVQVDVRPERLGRRSKLDLAVWGDVRETLRCLNPRITPRKSRKFLDRMLKKHADALEGVVKAYTRKVEKHTPIHPEFVASVLDEEAADDAVFTVDTGMCNVWAARYISPNGRRRVIGSFTHGSMANALPQAIGAQFTDRRRQVVSMSGDGGFSMLMGDFLTLVQYDLPVKVALSNNSSLGMVELEMMVAGLPAYGTANHNPDFAAIARAAGAHGVRVEKPKELRGALRDAFRHKGPALVDVVTDPNALSMPPKISRDMVQGFALSAGKIVLEGGVGRMVQMARSNLRNIPRP; encoded by the coding sequence ATGGCGAAGCAGACCGTGGCCGGGCAGTTCGTCGACATCCTGGTGCGCGCCGGTGTCCAGCGGCTCTACGGGGTCGTCGGCGACAGCCTCAACCCGATCGTCGACGCGGTCCGCCGCACCGCGGGCATCGACTGGATCCAGGTCCGCCACGAAGAGGTCGCCGCCTTCGCGGCGGGCGCCGAGGCCCAGATCGCCGGACGGCTGGCGGCCTGCGCGGGCTCCTGCGGCCCCGGCAACCTGCACCTGATCAACGGCCTCTTCGACGCCCACCGCTCGATGGCCCCGGTGCTCGCGCTCGCCTCGCACATCCCCTCCAGCGAGATCGGCACCGGCTTCTTCCAGGAGACCCACCCGGACCGGCTGTTCACCGAGTGCAGCCACTACAGCGAGATGATCTCCAGCCGCGACCAGATGCCGCGGGTGCTCCAGACAGCCGTGCAGAACGCCATCGGGCTCAGCGGCGTCTCCGTCGTCTCGCTGCCCGGCGACATCGCCGACCAGGAGGCGCCCGAGCGCTCCATCGAGCACGCGCTGGTCACCTCGCGCCCCACCGTGCGCCCCGGCGACGCGGAGATCGACCAGCTGCTCCGGATGATCGAGGAGGCCGGCAAGGTCACGCTGTTCTGCGGCAGCGGCACCGCGGGCGCGCACGCCGAGGTGATGGAGCTGGCCGAGCGCCTCAAGGCGCCGGTGGGCCACGCGCTGCGCGGCAAGGAGTGGATCCAGTACGACAACCCGTACGACGTCGGCATGAGCGGCCTGCTCGGCTACGGCGCCGCCTACGAGGCCACGCACGAGTGCGACCTGCTGATCCTGCTGGGCACGGACTTCCCGTACAACGCCTTCCTGCCGGACGACGTCAAGATCGTCCAGGTGGACGTGCGCCCCGAACGGCTCGGCCGCCGCTCCAAACTGGACCTCGCGGTCTGGGGCGATGTGCGCGAGACCCTGCGCTGCCTCAACCCGCGCATCACGCCCAGGAAGAGCCGCAAGTTCCTCGACCGGATGCTGAAGAAGCACGCCGACGCCCTGGAAGGCGTCGTCAAGGCCTACACGCGCAAGGTCGAGAAGCACACGCCGATCCACCCGGAATTCGTCGCGTCCGTCCTGGACGAGGAGGCCGCGGACGACGCGGTCTTCACCGTCGACACCGGGATGTGCAACGTCTGGGCGGCGCGCTACATCAGCCCCAACGGCCGCCGCCGCGTGATCGGTTCCTTCACCCACGGATCGATGGCCAACGCGCTGCCGCAGGCGATCGGCGCCCAGTTCACCGACCGCCGCCGCCAGGTCGTCTCGATGTCCGGCGACGGCGGCTTCTCCATGCTGATGGGCGACTTCCTCACCCTCGTCCAGTACGACCTGCCGGTGAAGGTGGCCCTCTCCAACAACTCCTCGCTGGGCATGGTCGAGCTGGAGATGATGGTCGCCGGGCTGCCCGCGTACGGGACCGCCAACCACAACCCGGACTTCGCCGCCATCGCGCGGGCGGCCGGGGCCCACGGCGTACGGGTCGAGAAGCCCAAGGAACTGCGCGGCGCGCTGCGCGACGCCTTCAGGCACAAGGGCCCGGCCCTGGTCGACGTGGTCACCGACCCCAACGCGCTGTCCATGCCGCCGAAGATCAGCCGGGACATGGTCCAGGGCTTCGCCCTCTCCGCCGGCAAGATCGTGCTGGAGGGCGGGGTCGGCCGCATGGTCCAGATGGCCCGCTCCAACCTGCGTAACATTCCCCGCCCCTGA
- a CDS encoding protein phosphatase 2C domain-containing protein, producing MDRQGDRRRHEDTWWRELYGDDGAAARDTGPADAARDSLDDRVDSAFRAVGQEPGAGSVPSAEAGGGTDGGTPAGPCPEPMALPAADPAALDDLVPDTELDGAGYATLTLRAASLRGEAARHRGEPRGDALLTARFGAGQHALLLAAVATAAPGGSYAYGGAHRAARDVCRWIGGAVGRSYTRLAEDIRTGSRDALRSGLHRLTDRSYGKLRAHADEHGMDPGQYTAALRCLLLPADPACRTRVFFGVGAGGFFRLSDGVWQDLEPPPPQEGATGGPAPGGGAGSEETLVDTSPWPVPGAPGPDALAPDVLDVPDVSHLSDVPDVPIAPDAGALLPDFGATVPGLPRAPSGRPWQPPYEPAPRTSPEPFRFRTVAARPGDLLLLCSAGLAGPLTEAAGFGSRLAARWTAAGPPGLAAFLADVRLRAEGYGQDRTAVAVWEAARPG from the coding sequence ATGGACCGACAGGGGGACCGGCGCCGTCACGAGGACACGTGGTGGCGGGAGTTGTACGGGGACGACGGTGCCGCCGCCCGGGACACCGGCCCCGCGGACGCGGCCCGGGACTCGCTCGACGACCGGGTGGACTCCGCGTTCCGCGCGGTGGGGCAGGAGCCCGGTGCCGGGTCCGTACCGTCCGCCGAGGCGGGCGGGGGCACGGATGGGGGGACGCCGGCCGGGCCCTGCCCCGAGCCGATGGCCCTGCCCGCCGCCGACCCGGCCGCGCTGGACGATCTCGTACCGGACACGGAGCTGGACGGCGCCGGTTACGCAACGCTGACCCTGCGTGCCGCCTCGCTGCGCGGCGAGGCCGCCCGCCACCGCGGTGAGCCGCGCGGCGACGCCCTGCTCACCGCGCGCTTCGGCGCCGGGCAGCACGCGCTGCTCCTGGCCGCCGTGGCCACCGCGGCCCCCGGCGGCTCGTACGCGTACGGCGGCGCCCACCGTGCGGCCCGCGACGTCTGCCGCTGGATAGGCGGGGCCGTCGGCCGCAGCTACACCCGGCTGGCCGAGGACATCCGTACGGGCAGCCGCGACGCCCTCAGGTCCGGCCTGCACCGCCTGACCGACCGCAGCTACGGCAAGCTCCGCGCGCACGCGGACGAGCACGGGATGGACCCCGGGCAGTACACGGCGGCGCTGCGCTGCCTCCTGCTGCCCGCCGACCCGGCCTGCCGCACCAGGGTCTTCTTCGGTGTCGGCGCGGGCGGGTTCTTCCGGCTGAGCGACGGCGTCTGGCAGGACCTGGAGCCACCGCCGCCCCAGGAGGGCGCGACGGGCGGCCCGGCACCCGGGGGCGGGGCGGGCTCGGAGGAGACGCTCGTGGACACGTCGCCGTGGCCGGTGCCCGGCGCGCCCGGCCCGGACGCCCTCGCGCCGGATGTACTGGATGTGCCGGACGTATCGCACCTGTCAGATGTGCCGGATGTGCCGATCGCGCCCGATGCGGGCGCCCTCCTTCCCGACTTCGGGGCCACCGTTCCCGGCCTGCCCCGCGCGCCGTCCGGGCGGCCCTGGCAGCCGCCGTACGAGCCCGCTCCGCGCACCTCGCCGGAGCCGTTCCGCTTCCGGACCGTGGCCGCGCGGCCCGGCGACCTCCTGCTGTTGTGCAGCGCCGGGCTGGCGGGCCCGCTGACCGAGGCGGCCGGGTTCGGCAGCCGCCTGGCCGCCCGCTGGACGGCCGCCGGGCCGCCGGGGCTCGCGGCGTTCCTGGCCGATGTCCGGCTGCGTGCGGAGGGGTACGGGCAGGACCGTACGGCCGTGGCGGTGTGGGAGGCGGCCCGGCCCGGGTGA
- a CDS encoding DNA-3-methyladenine glycosylase 2 family protein produces MDDETRYEAVSSRDARFDGEFFFAVVTTGIYCRPSCPAVTPKRPNVRFYASAAAAQGAGFRACRRCRPDAVPGSAEWNVRADLVGRAMRFIDDGVVDREGVGGLARRLGYSARQVQRQLTAELGAGPVALARARRAHTARLLLQTTALPVTDLAFAAGFASIRQFNDTMREIYASTPSELRAAGARTGARTGPSGGARHGAPAGVPLRLAYRGPYAAAEIFDFLQERAVSGVEEVRGARGSRTYRRTLRLAHGSGIAEVDEHAGSRQPRRPRAGLVCPAARGADGGWLECRLHLTDLRDLPTAVQRMRRLFDLDADPYAVAERLGADPLLAPLVAARPGLRSPGAADPEELAVRAVAGGPPERVAELVRTYGKPLDAAHGTLTHLFPEPAALTGPGVPEPVRALCGALAEGTVRLDAGADRDAAERALRAVPGVGPAAAAYIRMRALGDPDVGPANGGAASPEAWRPWRSYALHHLWQGAGAREDQLAMTAPVQAPTASRQAYSSTSTANPRARMAVRVAAHASP; encoded by the coding sequence ATGGACGACGAGACCAGGTACGAGGCGGTGTCGAGCCGGGACGCGCGGTTCGACGGCGAGTTCTTCTTCGCCGTCGTGACGACCGGGATCTACTGCCGCCCGAGCTGCCCGGCGGTCACCCCGAAGCGTCCGAACGTACGGTTCTACGCCTCCGCGGCGGCCGCGCAGGGCGCCGGGTTCCGGGCCTGCCGCCGCTGCCGCCCGGACGCCGTGCCGGGCTCGGCGGAGTGGAACGTCCGGGCCGACCTGGTCGGCCGCGCCATGCGGTTCATCGACGACGGCGTGGTCGACCGGGAAGGCGTCGGCGGCCTCGCGCGGCGGCTGGGGTACAGCGCGCGGCAGGTGCAGCGGCAGCTCACGGCCGAGCTGGGCGCCGGGCCGGTGGCCCTGGCGCGGGCCCGCCGCGCGCACACCGCGCGGCTCCTCCTCCAGACCACCGCGCTGCCGGTCACCGACCTGGCCTTCGCCGCCGGATTCGCCAGCATCCGGCAGTTCAACGACACGATGCGCGAGATCTACGCCAGCACGCCGAGCGAGCTGCGCGCGGCGGGGGCGCGTACGGGGGCGCGTACGGGCCCGTCCGGCGGCGCGCGGCACGGGGCACCCGCCGGTGTCCCGCTGCGGCTGGCCTACCGGGGGCCGTACGCCGCCGCCGAGATCTTCGACTTCCTCCAGGAGCGCGCGGTGTCCGGCGTGGAGGAGGTGCGCGGTGCGCGGGGCTCCCGTACGTACCGCCGTACGCTGCGGCTCGCCCACGGCAGCGGCATCGCCGAGGTCGACGAGCACGCCGGCTCCCGGCAGCCGCGCCGGCCGCGCGCCGGACTGGTGTGCCCGGCCGCCCGGGGCGCGGACGGCGGCTGGCTGGAGTGCCGGCTGCACCTGACCGATCTGCGGGACCTGCCCACCGCCGTCCAGCGGATGCGCCGCCTGTTCGACCTGGACGCCGACCCGTACGCCGTCGCCGAGCGCCTGGGCGCCGACCCGCTGCTCGCACCGCTGGTCGCGGCCCGCCCCGGACTGCGGTCGCCGGGCGCCGCCGACCCCGAGGAACTGGCCGTACGGGCCGTCGCCGGCGGGCCGCCGGAACGCGTCGCCGAGCTGGTACGGACGTACGGCAAGCCGCTGGACGCGGCGCACGGCACGCTCACCCACCTCTTCCCCGAGCCCGCCGCGCTGACCGGCCCCGGGGTGCCGGAGCCGGTGCGCGCGCTGTGCGGCGCGCTCGCCGAAGGGACGGTCCGGCTGGACGCGGGCGCGGACCGGGACGCCGCCGAGCGCGCGCTGCGCGCCGTGCCCGGGGTGGGCCCGGCGGCAGCCGCGTACATCAGGATGCGGGCACTGGGCGACCCGGACGTGGGGCCGGCGAACGGCGGCGCGGCGTCGCCGGAGGCGTGGCGGCCCTGGCGGTCGTACGCCCTGCACCACCTGTGGCAGGGCGCGGGCGCGCGGGAGGATCAGCTCGCGATGACGGCGCCGGTCCAGGCGCCGACCGCCAGCAGGCAGGCGTACAGCTCGACCAGCACGGCGAACCCGAGGGCCCGCATGGCCGTACGGGTGGCGGCCCACGCGTCGCCGTGA
- the rsgA gene encoding ribosome small subunit-dependent GTPase A, translating to MQSSSSSSASPRPLTAYGWDDGFAESFAAHAGQGFVPGRVVRVDRGRVDAVVPDGDGVRTVLADTALVATSDPMRVPCTGDWAVIDLGEVGAGRDGVVRALLPRRTAFVRSTSSKRSEGQVLAANVDHAVVAVSLAVDLDLGRIERFVSLAWESGAQPLLVLTKADLAGDPDVLAHLVADAETAAPGVQVLAVSAAAGDGLDVLAAVLAGGTSVLLGQSGAGKSTLANALVGEDVQDVRAARDRDGKGRHTTTTRDLLVLPGGGVLIDTPGLRGVGMWDADTGLARAFSDVEELAAECRFHDCAHATEPGCAVLAAIESGALPQRRLESYRKLLRENERIVAKTDARLRAELRRDWKQKQALGRHMMERKRGVKGVRGDR from the coding sequence TTGCAATCGTCTTCCTCTTCCTCCGCTTCGCCGCGCCCGCTGACCGCCTACGGCTGGGACGACGGCTTCGCGGAGAGTTTCGCCGCTCACGCCGGGCAGGGGTTCGTGCCCGGCCGTGTCGTCCGCGTGGACCGCGGGCGGGTGGACGCCGTGGTGCCCGACGGGGACGGTGTCCGTACCGTGCTGGCGGACACCGCGCTGGTGGCCACCAGTGATCCGATGCGGGTGCCGTGCACCGGGGACTGGGCCGTGATCGACCTCGGCGAGGTCGGCGCGGGCCGGGACGGTGTGGTGCGGGCGCTGCTGCCGCGGCGTACCGCGTTCGTGCGCTCGACGTCCTCCAAGCGGTCCGAGGGGCAGGTGCTGGCGGCGAACGTGGACCACGCCGTGGTCGCGGTCTCGCTCGCCGTGGACCTGGACCTCGGGCGCATCGAGCGCTTCGTCTCCCTGGCCTGGGAGAGCGGGGCGCAGCCGCTGCTCGTGCTGACCAAGGCCGACCTGGCCGGTGATCCGGACGTGCTGGCGCACCTGGTCGCGGACGCGGAGACCGCCGCGCCCGGGGTGCAGGTGCTGGCCGTCAGCGCGGCCGCCGGTGACGGGCTGGACGTCCTCGCCGCGGTACTGGCCGGCGGCACGTCCGTACTGCTCGGACAGTCCGGTGCGGGCAAGTCGACGCTCGCCAACGCGCTGGTGGGCGAGGACGTGCAGGACGTACGGGCCGCCCGCGACCGGGACGGCAAGGGCCGGCACACCACGACCACCCGGGACCTGCTGGTGCTGCCCGGCGGCGGGGTGCTCATCGACACCCCCGGCCTGCGGGGCGTCGGCATGTGGGACGCCGACACCGGGCTCGCGCGGGCCTTCTCGGACGTCGAGGAACTGGCCGCCGAGTGCCGCTTCCACGACTGCGCGCACGCCACGGAGCCCGGGTGCGCGGTGCTGGCGGCCATCGAGAGCGGCGCGCTGCCGCAGCGGCGGCTGGAGAGCTACCGCAAGCTGCTGCGCGAGAACGAGCGCATCGTGGCCAAGACCGACGCCCGGCTGCGGGCGGAGCTCCGCAGGGACTGGAAGCAGAAGCAGGCCCTGGGCCGCCACATGATGGAGCGGAAGCGGGGGGTCAAGGGGGTCAGGGGCGACAGGTAG
- a CDS encoding TetR/AcrR family transcriptional regulator, which yields MTTECAPATSHAGGRPGARERVLSAAYELFSRWGIRDVGVNEVIHRSQVAKATFYRHFPSKDDLVLAFLDRREQQWTRGLIEAGARRRGSTPEERLLAVFDVFDDWFRHPDFDACTFINVLLEMGWQHPLGRASIRCLENVRIVVRTLAEEADLRDCDGFARSWHILMKGSIISAAEGDPHAARRAQTMARCLIEQHR from the coding sequence ATGACGACCGAGTGCGCGCCGGCCACGTCGCACGCCGGGGGTCGGCCCGGCGCTCGCGAGCGAGTGCTGAGCGCCGCCTACGAGCTGTTCTCGCGCTGGGGCATCCGCGATGTCGGCGTCAACGAGGTCATCCACCGCTCCCAGGTGGCCAAGGCGACCTTCTACCGCCACTTCCCCTCCAAGGACGACCTGGTCCTCGCCTTCCTCGACCGCCGTGAACAGCAGTGGACGCGCGGCCTGATCGAGGCCGGCGCCCGCCGCCGCGGCAGCACCCCCGAGGAACGCCTGCTGGCCGTCTTCGACGTGTTCGACGACTGGTTCCGCCACCCCGACTTCGACGCCTGCACCTTCATCAACGTCCTGCTGGAGATGGGCTGGCAGCACCCGCTGGGCCGGGCCAGCATCCGCTGCCTGGAAAACGTCCGGATCGTGGTCCGCACCTTGGCCGAAGAGGCGGACCTGCGCGACTGCGACGGCTTCGCCCGCTCCTGGCACATCCTCATGAAGGGCTCGATCATCTCCGCCGCCGAGGGCGACCCGCACGCCGCACGCCGTGCGCAGACGATGGCCCGCTGCCTGATCGAACAGCATCGGTGA
- a CDS encoding STAS domain-containing protein, with amino-acid sequence MSLQTDRSSQAGPDALGVRTRLFGSSAVLTVRGEIDYGTVPVLDQAVAELPSGLGSVVLEMTGVTFMDAAGLHFLRRLDAYGRRRQIPVRALNLRRQPRRVLELARTWPGTPRAEKFFGRVAPAGAPVAQEPQ; translated from the coding sequence ATGTCCCTACAGACAGACCGGTCTTCCCAGGCCGGTCCGGATGCCCTGGGGGTCCGCACCCGGCTGTTCGGCTCCTCGGCCGTCCTGACCGTGCGGGGCGAGATCGACTACGGCACCGTACCCGTCCTGGACCAGGCCGTCGCGGAGTTACCGTCCGGCCTGGGGAGCGTGGTCCTCGAAATGACCGGGGTCACCTTCATGGACGCGGCCGGACTGCACTTCCTGCGCCGGCTGGACGCTTACGGCCGGCGGCGCCAGATCCCGGTCCGGGCCCTCAACCTCCGCCGCCAGCCCCGCCGTGTGCTGGAGCTGGCCCGCACGTGGCCCGGCACGCCACGGGCGGAGAAGTTCTTCGGCCGGGTGGCGCCGGCCGGTGCGCCGGTGGCCCAGGAGCCGCAGTGA
- a CDS encoding LLM class F420-dependent oxidoreductase — protein sequence MTEYGYFLACEEHSPAELVEQARMAEQAGFTKLWISDHFHPWNDAQGQSPFVWSVIGALSQVTSLPVETAVTCPTMRLHPVVTAQAAATSAVLLDGRFRLGVGSGEALNEHILGDHWPQASVRLEMLEEAVQVMRQLFEGGEVSHHGKHYTVENARLYTVPDEPVPIDVSAFGPNATELAARVGDGFVTMAPDADAVERFRRGGGGNKPVQAGLKVCYGPDRDECVRTAHRLWPSELLPGELAQILPTPRHFEQASQLVTPEHAAKGFPCGDDVDMHVSALRAFVDAGFDTVYVGQIGPDQRGFFDFYRTKVLPQVTD from the coding sequence ATGACCGAGTACGGATACTTCCTCGCCTGCGAGGAGCACAGCCCCGCGGAGCTGGTCGAACAGGCCCGCATGGCGGAACAGGCCGGGTTCACCAAACTGTGGATCTCCGACCACTTCCACCCGTGGAACGACGCACAGGGCCAGAGCCCGTTCGTCTGGTCGGTGATCGGCGCGCTGTCCCAGGTCACCTCGCTGCCGGTGGAGACCGCGGTGACCTGCCCCACCATGCGGCTGCACCCGGTGGTCACGGCGCAGGCGGCGGCCACCAGCGCGGTGCTCCTCGACGGCCGCTTCCGGCTCGGCGTGGGCAGCGGCGAAGCGCTCAACGAGCACATCCTCGGGGACCACTGGCCACAGGCGTCGGTGCGCCTGGAGATGCTGGAGGAAGCCGTCCAGGTGATGCGGCAGCTCTTCGAGGGCGGCGAGGTCAGCCACCACGGCAAGCACTACACCGTGGAGAACGCCCGCCTCTACACCGTTCCCGACGAGCCGGTGCCCATCGACGTCTCCGCGTTCGGCCCCAACGCCACCGAACTGGCCGCCCGCGTCGGCGACGGCTTCGTGACCATGGCGCCGGACGCGGACGCCGTCGAACGCTTCCGCCGGGGCGGCGGCGGCAACAAGCCCGTACAGGCCGGGCTGAAGGTCTGCTACGGCCCCGACCGGGACGAGTGCGTACGCACCGCGCACCGCCTGTGGCCCAGCGAACTGCTCCCCGGCGAACTGGCCCAGATCCTCCCCACCCCGCGCCACTTCGAGCAGGCGTCCCAGCTGGTCACGCCGGAGCACGCGGCGAAGGGGTTCCCCTGCGGCGACGATGTCGACATGCACGTCTCCGCGCTGCGCGCCTTCGTGGACGCGGGCTTCGACACCGTCTACGTCGGCCAGATCGGCCCGGACCAGCGGGGGTTCTTCGACTTCTACCGGACGAAGGTGCTCCCGCAGGTCACGGACTAG
- a CDS encoding zinc-dependent alcohol dehydrogenase, translated as MRATVWHGKRDVRVEHVPDPQIKKPTDAIIKITSSGLCGSDLHLYEVLTPFMTPGDILGHEPMGIVEETGSGVPDLSPGDRVVIPFQIACGTCRMCGDGLQTQCETTQVREHGSGAALFGYTKLYGSVPGAQAEYLRVPQAQYGPIKVPHGPADDRFVYLSDVLPTAWQAVRYADVTKGSSVAVLGLGPIGAMSCRIARHLGAGQVIGIDHVPERLARARRDGATVFDLDAFDDEGGLIDAVKDVTDGRGPDAVIDAVGTEAHGSPAGKLAQQAAGLMPSRWAEKLMSRAGVDRLSALHLAVSLARRGGTVSISGVYGGMTDPMPMLVMFDKQLTFRMGQANVRRWADDIVPLLTDDDPLGVDDFATHRLPLEKAPEAYEMFQKKADGAIKVLFTP; from the coding sequence ATGCGAGCCACCGTCTGGCACGGCAAGCGGGACGTCCGCGTGGAGCACGTCCCCGATCCACAGATCAAGAAGCCGACCGACGCGATCATCAAGATCACCTCCAGTGGGCTGTGCGGCTCCGACCTGCACCTGTACGAGGTGCTGACCCCTTTCATGACGCCCGGCGACATCCTGGGGCACGAGCCGATGGGGATCGTCGAGGAGACCGGCTCCGGGGTGCCGGACCTCAGTCCCGGCGACCGGGTGGTCATCCCGTTCCAGATCGCCTGCGGCACCTGCCGGATGTGCGGCGACGGCCTCCAGACGCAGTGCGAGACGACCCAGGTGCGCGAGCACGGCTCCGGCGCCGCGCTGTTCGGGTACACCAAGCTCTACGGCTCGGTGCCGGGCGCCCAGGCCGAGTACCTGCGCGTACCCCAGGCGCAGTACGGGCCGATCAAGGTGCCGCACGGCCCGGCCGACGACCGCTTCGTCTATCTCTCGGACGTGCTGCCCACCGCCTGGCAGGCGGTGAGGTACGCGGACGTCACCAAGGGCAGCAGCGTCGCCGTCCTGGGCCTGGGGCCGATCGGCGCGATGTCCTGCCGGATCGCCCGGCATCTGGGCGCCGGGCAGGTGATCGGCATCGACCACGTCCCCGAGCGGCTGGCGCGGGCCCGCCGCGACGGGGCGACCGTCTTCGACCTGGACGCCTTCGACGACGAGGGCGGGCTGATCGACGCCGTCAAGGACGTCACCGACGGCCGCGGCCCGGACGCCGTGATCGACGCGGTGGGCACCGAGGCGCACGGCAGCCCGGCCGGGAAGCTGGCGCAGCAGGCCGCCGGGCTGATGCCCTCGCGCTGGGCCGAGAAGCTGATGAGCAGGGCGGGCGTGGACCGGCTGAGCGCCCTGCACCTGGCCGTCTCCCTGGCGCGCCGCGGCGGCACGGTCTCCATCAGCGGGGTGTACGGCGGGATGACGGACCCGATGCCGATGCTGGTGATGTTCGACAAGCAGCTCACGTTCCGGATGGGCCAGGCCAACGTACGGCGCTGGGCGGACGACATCGTCCCGCTGCTGACGGACGACGACCCGCTGGGCGTGGACGACTTCGCCACGCACCGGTTGCCGCTGGAGAAGGCGCCCGAGGCGTACGAGATGTTCCAGAAGAAGGCGGACGGCGCCATCAAGGTGCTGTTCACGCCGTGA
- a CDS encoding SDR family NAD(P)-dependent oxidoreductase: MPHFASAPPIAGLSALVTGGSRGLGLLMARQLLARGARVTILARDGQELAEAARSLRRPGGPPVATAVCDVRDRAAVDRAVGEAAAREGGLDIVIGNAGVIQVGPAASLGHQAFHDAMASIFDGALNTSLAALPHLRRSPAGGRLALIGSVGGLLAVPHLLPYSCAKFAVAALAEGLHAEESGYGVSVTAVHPGLMRTGSHLHAQFGGDAAREYAWFSALAGTPVLSMNAERAAGRIVSGVQRRRPRVVLTPAARLAATAHGLAPVTTTRLSSALARVLPRDAVGEPGVTEGAAVESGGRRAPAPRLRKVLGALNDRAAGRFNQCGRAAPPGPHGRRNDG, from the coding sequence ATGCCGCATTTCGCTTCCGCACCGCCGATCGCGGGGCTGTCGGCCCTGGTGACGGGCGGGTCGCGCGGACTGGGCCTGCTGATGGCCCGTCAGCTCCTGGCGCGCGGCGCCCGCGTGACCATCCTGGCCCGGGACGGGCAGGAGCTGGCCGAGGCCGCCCGGTCGCTGCGCCGCCCCGGCGGGCCGCCGGTCGCCACCGCCGTGTGCGACGTACGCGACCGCGCGGCGGTCGACCGGGCCGTCGGGGAGGCCGCGGCGCGCGAGGGCGGGCTGGACATCGTCATCGGCAACGCCGGGGTCATCCAGGTGGGCCCGGCCGCCTCACTGGGGCACCAGGCGTTTCACGACGCGATGGCGTCGATCTTCGACGGGGCGCTCAACACGTCCCTGGCGGCCCTCCCCCACCTCCGGCGCAGTCCGGCGGGCGGGCGGCTGGCGCTGATCGGGTCGGTCGGCGGGCTGCTGGCCGTACCGCATCTGCTGCCGTACTCCTGCGCCAAGTTCGCCGTCGCCGCGCTGGCCGAGGGGCTGCACGCGGAGGAGAGCGGGTACGGGGTGTCGGTGACGGCGGTGCATCCGGGGCTGATGCGTACCGGCTCCCATCTGCACGCGCAGTTCGGCGGGGACGCCGCACGGGAGTACGCCTGGTTCTCGGCGCTGGCGGGCACGCCCGTCCTGTCGATGAACGCCGAACGCGCCGCCGGGCGGATCGTCTCCGGGGTGCAGCGCCGCCGTCCCCGTGTCGTGCTGACCCCGGCCGCCCGGCTGGCCGCCACGGCGCACGGCCTGGCTCCCGTGACCACCACCCGCCTGTCCTCGGCCCTGGCGCGGGTGCTGCCGCGGGACGCGGTCGGCGAGCCGGGCGTCACCGAGGGCGCCGCGGTGGAGAGCGGCGGGCGCCGGGCACCGGCCCCGCGGCTGCGCAAGGTGCTCGGCGCGCTCAACGACCGGGCCGCGGGGCGGTTCAACCAGTGCGGCCGGGCGGCACCGCCCGGCCCCCACGGAAGGAGGAACGACGGGTGA
- a CDS encoding HAD family hydrolase, which yields MSPRGAALFDVDGTLVDSTYLHAVTWWEAFRQAGHRVPMADIHRAIGMGSDHLLDHLLSGDRDRDRDEAIRTAHGTLFAQYWERLAPLDGAADLLRACAKRGWTVVLASSAHGPELAAMRRALDAEDAITAVTGSDDVSASKPAPDLIKSALEHAGVSADEAVFVGDTVWDVRASHRADVPCLAVLSGGYPEHDLREAGAYEVYDGPADLARRLDSSLLAAPGER from the coding sequence GTGAGCCCACGCGGAGCGGCACTCTTCGACGTCGACGGAACGCTGGTCGACAGCACCTATCTGCACGCCGTCACCTGGTGGGAGGCGTTCCGCCAGGCCGGGCACCGGGTGCCGATGGCGGACATCCACCGGGCCATCGGCATGGGGTCCGACCATCTGCTGGACCATCTGCTGAGCGGGGACCGGGACCGCGACCGGGACGAGGCGATCCGTACGGCGCACGGCACGCTCTTCGCGCAGTACTGGGAGCGGCTGGCCCCGCTCGACGGCGCGGCCGACCTGCTGCGGGCCTGCGCGAAGCGCGGCTGGACGGTGGTGCTGGCGAGTTCGGCGCACGGCCCCGAGCTGGCCGCGATGCGCCGCGCGCTGGACGCGGAGGACGCGATCACCGCCGTCACCGGCTCCGACGACGTCTCGGCGAGCAAGCCGGCGCCCGACCTGATCAAAAGCGCCCTGGAGCACGCCGGCGTCTCCGCCGACGAGGCGGTCTTCGTCGGCGACACGGTCTGGGACGTGCGGGCCAGTCACCGGGCGGACGTGCCGTGCCTGGCGGTGCTCAGCGGCGGCTATCCGGAGCACGACCTGCGCGAGGCCGGTGCGTACGAGGTCTACGACGGCCCGGCCGACCTGGCCCGGCGGCTGGACAGCAGCCTCCTCGCGGCACCGGGTGAGCGGTGA